A genomic segment from Nitrospira sp. encodes:
- a CDS encoding DNA polymerase III delta subunit, which translates to MSLSITSMELSQSLARAGMMPLYAVVGEEDYLRDRSVAALREAALGAESESGFNYDVFYGDDASVEDVLACAAEIPVFAVRRVVVYKSLEKLTAREGDKLVAYLTAPNDTTTLIVSSAKLDGRFKWTQTLTKRAVTVNCAPLRDAQLAAWIRQEAAALGLQIHEEAVQLLKDVGNESLYAVRREFEKLASYVPSGKQVQPADVEALRGTEPGASVFDLMNAIGAHDHGRALRILARNLENGEAPLRILGALVWQYRRLWKMKEQVRSGGREGDAARTFRMDPTRVRGFLETFTDAHLTQAFHWFMETDSKLKGGSGSAPVRVMEDVLFRLCGRPSKQEPRAEPERATAPVPRSSGSRPVSNVRTVTRGRR; encoded by the coding sequence ATGAGCCTGTCGATCACCAGCATGGAGTTGTCACAGTCCCTTGCGCGTGCGGGGATGATGCCGCTCTACGCGGTCGTCGGTGAGGAGGATTATCTCCGTGACCGATCCGTTGCCGCCCTTCGAGAGGCCGCGTTGGGGGCAGAGTCGGAGAGTGGGTTCAACTATGATGTTTTTTATGGCGACGATGCCTCGGTGGAGGATGTCCTGGCCTGCGCGGCGGAGATTCCCGTGTTCGCCGTGAGGCGCGTCGTCGTGTATAAGTCCCTGGAGAAACTCACGGCGCGTGAAGGCGACAAGCTCGTAGCCTATCTGACGGCTCCGAACGACACGACGACCCTGATCGTCTCGAGCGCCAAGCTGGACGGCCGATTCAAGTGGACGCAGACCCTGACGAAACGGGCCGTGACCGTGAACTGCGCGCCGTTGCGCGATGCGCAGCTCGCGGCCTGGATTCGTCAGGAAGCGGCAGCACTGGGGCTGCAAATTCACGAGGAGGCCGTTCAGCTACTCAAGGATGTGGGAAACGAATCGCTCTACGCAGTGCGGAGAGAGTTTGAAAAGCTCGCCTCGTATGTGCCATCTGGCAAGCAGGTGCAGCCGGCGGATGTGGAAGCGCTGCGTGGGACCGAGCCCGGTGCCTCGGTGTTCGATCTCATGAACGCCATCGGAGCGCATGATCACGGGCGGGCGTTACGGATTCTTGCGAGAAACCTGGAGAACGGAGAGGCCCCGTTGCGTATCCTCGGGGCTTTGGTTTGGCAATATCGCCGACTGTGGAAAATGAAGGAGCAGGTCAGGTCAGGCGGTCGGGAAGGCGACGCGGCCCGCACCTTTCGAATGGATCCCACTCGGGTGCGGGGATTTCTCGAGACCTTCACGGACGCCCACCTGACACAGGCCTTTCACTGGTTTATGGAAACCGATTCGAAACTCAAGGGGGGCAGTGGGAGTGCTCCTGTTCGCGTGATGGAAGATGTACTGTTTCGACTCTGCGGTAGGCCGTCGAAGCAAGAGCCGAGGGCGGAGCCGGAGAGAGCGACCGCACCGGTCCCGCGGTCATCAGGTTCGAGACCGGTGTCGAATGTCAGAACGGTTACGCGTGGGAGGCGGTAA
- a CDS encoding SSU ribosomal protein S20p, which yields MPVVHKSTIRRARQSEKRRLRNRATLSSVRSVLRKVQDAIAAKKPDEAKATLREATAALSKAVTKGVLKPNTASRRVSRLTLHVNALTASHA from the coding sequence ATGCCTGTTGTCCACAAATCCACGATTCGCCGTGCCCGTCAATCCGAGAAGCGCCGCTTGCGTAACCGTGCCACACTCAGTTCGGTTCGAAGCGTCCTCCGCAAGGTTCAGGATGCCATCGCTGCCAAGAAGCCGGACGAGGCGAAGGCCACCTTGCGGGAAGCCACCGCAGCCCTGAGCAAAGCGGTCACCAAGGGCGTCTTGAAACCGAATACGGCGTCGCGCCGCGTATCCAGACTCACCCTGCACGTGAACGCCCTTACCGCCTCCCACGCGTAA
- a CDS encoding Orotidine 5'-phosphate decarboxylase — protein sequence MMARIDARDRLIVALDVPSAAEAEALVDRMGEQVRFVKVGLELYTVAGPDIVQVMVDRGKRVFLDLKFLDIEETVRRATARVAAMGATFLTVHANRKALIAAVQGRGQSALKLLAVTVLTNFDGQDLRDMGIQRTVQDLVTARAALAAEVGCDGVVASGEEPQAIRAKVGPNLTIVTPGVRPAGKGIDDHARVTTPTQTIAAGADYLVIGRPIRDAQDPSAAVAAILAEMQAAFDTRGN from the coding sequence ATGATGGCGCGGATCGATGCGAGAGATCGTCTGATCGTGGCGTTGGATGTCCCCTCTGCGGCGGAGGCTGAAGCGCTGGTCGATCGGATGGGAGAGCAGGTGCGATTTGTGAAGGTCGGCTTGGAATTGTACACGGTGGCGGGACCGGACATCGTGCAAGTGATGGTTGACCGAGGGAAGCGTGTTTTTCTGGATCTCAAATTTTTGGACATTGAAGAAACCGTCCGCCGGGCGACGGCTCGGGTCGCCGCCATGGGCGCGACCTTCCTGACTGTCCATGCGAACAGAAAGGCCTTGATCGCGGCGGTCCAGGGGCGGGGTCAGTCCGCTCTCAAGTTGTTGGCCGTGACGGTGCTCACCAATTTCGATGGACAGGATTTGCGTGACATGGGGATTCAGCGGACCGTTCAGGATTTGGTCACGGCCCGAGCGGCGCTGGCGGCCGAGGTGGGCTGCGACGGGGTGGTGGCCTCCGGGGAAGAGCCGCAGGCCATCCGTGCCAAGGTCGGGCCGAACCTGACCATCGTCACGCCGGGAGTCAGACCGGCGGGTAAGGGAATAGACGACCATGCTCGGGTCACGACGCCGACGCAAACCATCGCGGCCGGTGCAGATTACCTCGTGATCGGGCGTCCCATTCGAGACGCGCAAGATCCTTCCGCCGCCGTCGCCGCCATTTTGGCGGAAATGCAAGCCGCGTTCGATACCCGCGGGAACTGA
- a CDS encoding HAD-IIB family hydrolase, with protein MGRIVIFTDLDGSLLDAITYSYEAAEQALATIQQKDVPLILVSSKTRSEIEPLRLSLDNRHPFIVENGGALFIPKDYFPFPVGHAMTDGDYQVIEIGTPYAMLRTGLKKIGEVLGCRLRGFGDLSAEEVARLTGLSPVDALLAKQREYDEPFMIEEQVIAWSDLLRAADTQGLRCTRGGRFYHLMGSNDKGTAGKLLAQYYRRLAHAAGHTLTTIGLGDSLNDLPLLATVDYPILVQKPDRSYDPNVHLPHLTRADGIGPVGWNRSLIDLLQIL; from the coding sequence ATGGGTCGTATCGTCATCTTCACGGATTTGGATGGAAGCTTGCTTGACGCAATCACCTATTCCTACGAGGCTGCCGAGCAAGCCCTTGCGACCATTCAACAAAAGGACGTGCCGCTCATCTTGGTGTCGAGCAAGACTCGTTCCGAAATAGAACCGCTCCGCCTCAGCCTTGACAATCGCCATCCCTTTATCGTGGAAAACGGCGGTGCTCTGTTCATTCCAAAAGACTACTTTCCCTTTCCCGTCGGTCACGCGATGACCGACGGGGACTATCAGGTCATTGAAATCGGAACACCCTATGCCATGCTGCGGACTGGGCTGAAAAAAATCGGAGAAGTTCTTGGTTGCAGGCTTCGAGGATTTGGAGATCTGTCCGCCGAAGAGGTCGCGAGGCTCACGGGGCTGTCTCCAGTCGATGCCCTCTTGGCTAAACAACGGGAATATGATGAACCCTTCATGATCGAGGAGCAGGTGATCGCCTGGAGTGATCTGCTACGAGCTGCGGACACGCAGGGTCTGCGTTGTACGAGAGGGGGGCGGTTTTATCACTTGATGGGATCGAACGATAAGGGAACTGCCGGCAAGCTGTTGGCGCAGTATTATCGGCGGCTTGCGCATGCGGCAGGGCACACCTTGACGACCATCGGCCTTGGAGACAGCCTCAACGATCTCCCTCTCCTGGCAACGGTGGACTATCCCATCCTCGTCCAGAAGCCGGACCGTTCCTACGATCCGAACGTGCACCTGCCACATCTCACCCGTGCCGATGGGATCGGCCCGGTCGGGTGGAACCGAAGCCTCATCGACCTTCTACAGATCCTCTGA
- a CDS encoding RNA polymerase sigma-70 factor, whose translation MSGWHPHIAVDGQPGSLCLGERVGPLDQTQALDRFLAGIERRAFRMAHIATGNEDEALDLVQDAMLKLVQRYGDRTEGEWGPLFHCILQSRIRDWYRRTRVRNRLREFFGGPQSDEEGEDPLEQIPDVAAVAPDEDLQRKRACAALDVALRALPLRQQQVFLLRIWEELDVAQTAQAMGCSEGSVKTHLFRAIQVLRKRLGEHWP comes from the coding sequence GTGAGCGGGTGGCATCCCCATATCGCCGTTGATGGACAACCCGGCAGCCTTTGCCTGGGTGAGAGGGTAGGACCTCTGGATCAAACCCAGGCATTGGATCGATTCCTGGCAGGGATTGAACGGCGTGCGTTCCGCATGGCTCACATCGCCACGGGGAATGAGGACGAGGCGCTGGACCTTGTGCAAGACGCCATGTTGAAACTGGTTCAACGGTATGGCGATCGGACTGAAGGGGAATGGGGACCGCTCTTTCACTGTATTCTGCAGAGCCGCATTCGTGATTGGTACCGCCGGACCAGGGTGCGGAATCGTCTGCGGGAATTTTTCGGCGGCCCGCAGAGCGATGAAGAGGGGGAAGATCCGCTGGAACAGATTCCCGATGTTGCCGCGGTGGCCCCGGATGAAGACCTGCAGCGCAAGCGTGCCTGTGCGGCGCTCGATGTCGCATTGCGCGCCCTTCCGTTGCGGCAACAGCAGGTCTTTCTCCTGCGTATCTGGGAGGAACTGGATGTGGCGCAAACGGCGCAGGCCATGGGCTGCTCGGAAGGCAGCGTGAAAACCCATTTGTTTCGTGCTATCCAGGTCTTGAGAAAGCGATTGGGGGAGCATTGGCCATGA
- a CDS encoding PqiC family protein, whose protein sequence is MTGHLSRIPFLAAVIWLAGCGSSPPIHFYTLSAEASLDPVAPVKDDRSISVGPVTLPEVIERPQFVLRTSPNRVTLVEEHRWAEPLQSEIPRILAENLSRLLGTKQVAVYPQSAGDHAESRVAVDVQRFESTLGSRVSIDVLWTIRQGSGSEALFKTGRSSLEEPVADPSYEALAAALSRGLVRVSRDIADAIRSLHP, encoded by the coding sequence GTGACCGGTCACCTCAGCCGAATTCCGTTTCTCGCAGCGGTCATCTGGCTTGCCGGATGCGGCAGTTCGCCGCCGATCCATTTCTACACGTTGAGCGCGGAAGCCTCACTCGATCCCGTCGCCCCCGTCAAGGACGACCGTTCCATTTCGGTCGGGCCCGTGACCTTGCCCGAAGTCATTGAACGTCCACAATTCGTGTTACGGACCAGCCCCAATCGGGTGACGTTGGTGGAGGAACACCGGTGGGCGGAACCGTTGCAGAGCGAAATCCCGAGGATCCTTGCCGAGAATCTGTCCCGACTGCTGGGAACGAAGCAGGTCGCCGTCTATCCGCAGAGCGCCGGCGACCACGCGGAGTCTCGCGTGGCGGTGGATGTTCAACGATTCGAATCCACACTCGGCAGCAGAGTCTCAATCGATGTCCTCTGGACCATTCGTCAGGGTTCGGGAAGCGAGGCTCTATTCAAGACCGGACGATCGAGCCTGGAGGAACCGGTGGCCGATCCGAGTTATGAGGCGCTTGCGGCCGCCCTTAGCCGAGGTCTGGTTCGGGTCAGCCGCGATATCGCGGATGCGATCCGGTCGTTGCACCCATGA
- a CDS encoding Paraquat-inducible protein B codes for MNKPLDEPDLADLPSAVAEGRRGWSFQFIWVVPIVAALIGGWLVVKGILERGPTITITFKTAEGLEAGKTKIKYKNVDVGEVKQVTLSDDHQRVVATAELVKEAEPYLVEDSRFWIVRPRVSGGQVSGLGTLFSGSFIGLDIGKSDNRRRQFTGLDTPPVFTTDVPGRQFVLVSDDLGSLGIGSPVYYRQVEVGSVVAYELNQDGKAVMLKVFINAPYDQFVTASTRFWNSSGIDVALDATGLKVATQSLASILIGGITFEAPPGSSPVPPVEENHTFALATSRSQAMKLPDALAIPAVMYFKDSLRGLSIGASVEFRGIVVGEVQSMHVEFDERQGEYRFPVGVTIYPARLATMAADGSHVVADPAARRARWDRLAEHGLRGQLRIGNLLTGQLYVAVDFFPDAPKEQIDWTRTPPVLPTVVGSMTEVQDTLSRLARRLEKVPLDQIGNDIRQSLQALNRTLDSANQLVKRLDTDIMPAARTTMEDLRKTLKAAERSIGSDAPIQQDLRETLREMSRTAQSLRALTDYLERHPESLLRGRKGNDK; via the coding sequence ATGAATAAACCCCTCGACGAACCGGACCTTGCCGATCTCCCCTCTGCCGTCGCCGAAGGCCGGCGCGGCTGGTCCTTCCAATTCATCTGGGTGGTTCCGATCGTGGCCGCGTTGATCGGGGGATGGCTCGTCGTCAAGGGGATTCTGGAGCGCGGCCCCACGATCACGATCACCTTCAAAACGGCGGAGGGCCTTGAAGCCGGCAAAACGAAAATCAAATACAAGAACGTCGATGTCGGCGAAGTGAAACAGGTCACACTCAGCGACGATCACCAGCGCGTCGTGGCAACCGCCGAGCTCGTCAAAGAGGCCGAGCCCTACCTGGTCGAAGACAGCCGCTTCTGGATCGTGCGCCCGCGGGTGTCCGGCGGCCAGGTTTCGGGGCTCGGCACGTTGTTCTCCGGCTCCTTCATCGGGCTTGATATCGGCAAATCCGACAATCGTCGGCGTCAATTCACCGGCCTCGATACGCCGCCGGTGTTCACGACGGATGTCCCGGGCCGCCAGTTCGTCCTGGTGAGCGACGATCTGGGGTCGCTGGGGATCGGCTCTCCGGTGTATTACCGCCAGGTCGAGGTCGGCAGTGTGGTGGCGTATGAACTCAATCAGGACGGAAAGGCCGTCATGCTGAAGGTTTTCATCAACGCCCCCTATGACCAATTTGTGACGGCCAGTACGCGGTTTTGGAATTCGAGCGGCATCGATGTCGCACTGGATGCGACGGGACTCAAAGTGGCCACGCAATCGCTCGCCTCCATTCTCATCGGTGGGATTACCTTCGAGGCTCCTCCTGGTTCCTCGCCTGTACCGCCGGTCGAGGAGAACCACACCTTCGCTTTGGCCACCAGTCGCTCTCAGGCGATGAAACTTCCGGACGCACTGGCTATTCCCGCCGTCATGTATTTCAAAGATTCGCTCCGCGGCCTGTCGATCGGCGCATCGGTCGAATTCCGCGGAATCGTCGTCGGTGAAGTCCAATCCATGCACGTAGAATTCGACGAGCGGCAGGGCGAGTATCGCTTCCCGGTCGGGGTGACGATTTATCCCGCACGCCTGGCGACAATGGCCGCCGACGGTTCGCACGTCGTCGCAGACCCGGCCGCCCGCCGCGCGCGGTGGGATAGGCTGGCCGAACATGGATTACGCGGCCAACTCCGAATCGGCAACCTCCTGACAGGGCAACTCTATGTGGCCGTAGATTTCTTCCCCGATGCGCCGAAGGAGCAGATCGATTGGACGAGAACGCCTCCCGTCCTGCCGACCGTCGTGGGTTCGATGACGGAAGTGCAGGATACACTCTCGCGATTGGCCAGAAGACTTGAAAAGGTGCCGTTGGACCAAATCGGCAACGACATTCGACAGAGCTTGCAAGCCCTGAACCGCACCCTGGACAGCGCGAACCAACTCGTCAAGCGGCTGGATACGGATATCATGCCTGCGGCGAGAACGACCATGGAGGACCTGCGTAAGACCCTCAAGGCGGCGGAGCGCAGCATCGGATCCGATGCGCCGATCCAGCAGGATCTGCGTGAGACGCTCCGAGAGATGAGCCGGACCGCGCAGTCGCTTCGGGCGTTGACGGATTACCTCGAACGGCATCCGGAGTCGCTGCTTCGCGGGAGGAAAGGAAACGACAAGTGA
- a CDS encoding Paraquat-inducible protein A, producing the protein MGESDRLTKMAFTRTAGRLGLLSCHVCNRLTESAPEAHEGRCSRCGSHLRSRKPDSITRTWALLITGYLLFIPANLLPIMHTNSLFGVQSDTILSGVVYLWTSGSWYLAVIVFIASILIPSAKLVTLTVLVVSVQRCSTWDPLQRTNIYRVLESVGRWSMLDIFVVAMLVALVHLHTLTTIRAGAGAAAFGAVVVVTLLATMAFDPRLIWDPQRARHE; encoded by the coding sequence GTGGGCGAAAGCGACCGGTTGACCAAGATGGCTTTCACGAGGACGGCGGGCCGGCTCGGACTCCTCTCCTGCCATGTGTGCAACCGGCTGACCGAGTCGGCACCGGAGGCTCACGAAGGCCGGTGTTCCCGCTGCGGCTCGCATCTCCGCTCTCGGAAACCCGACAGCATCACGCGAACCTGGGCTCTGCTGATCACCGGCTATCTCCTGTTCATCCCGGCAAACCTGCTGCCGATCATGCATACCAATTCCCTGTTCGGCGTGCAGTCGGATACGATCTTGAGCGGAGTCGTCTACCTCTGGACCTCCGGGTCTTGGTACCTGGCCGTCATCGTCTTTATCGCCAGCATCCTGATCCCTAGTGCCAAGCTCGTGACGTTGACCGTTCTGGTGGTGTCCGTGCAGCGCTGCTCAACGTGGGATCCGCTGCAACGAACGAACATATACCGAGTCCTGGAATCGGTCGGCCGGTGGTCCATGCTGGACATCTTCGTCGTGGCGATGTTGGTGGCGCTGGTTCATCTTCACACGTTGACCACCATCCGCGCCGGCGCCGGCGCCGCGGCCTTCGGAGCCGTCGTGGTCGTGACCCTGTTGGCGACCATGGCATTTGATCCCCGCTTGATCTGGGATCCGCAACGGGCGCGCCATGAATAA